A stretch of Mesorhizobium sp. M2A.F.Ca.ET.046.03.2.1 DNA encodes these proteins:
- a CDS encoding sigma-54-dependent Fis family transcriptional regulator, with protein sequence MAGEREHIREIEQVLSGARSVRDDIVVQSWLRCIDTHRLDPARPTEAYIVPDTQLREHREQSERLIAIARSGLETLFKQVAGQNYVLLLADAKGVTVDFLGDPLFMDQLRTAGLYLGSEWSESRTGTCGVGSCIVTGEAMTIHQTDHFDTTHTPLSCTAAPIFDTKGELTAVLDISLLRSPQPKVSQNLALHLVTASARRIELANLMAQMHSEWVLRFSRSPEFLDVDPEAAIALDASGRILGTTRGGALLLAQAGGVDWRLSSPIGQPISRYLDMDIDDLPNLTRGRPTEERLVFGRNGSALFAHAIEPQPSSGRRAPAEALPKPIAELSGGDPAMAAMQARAAKLARTTIPILIHGETGSGKEHLARALHDSSGRSGPFVAINCAAIPEHLIESELFGHAAGAFTGATAKGRKGLIESADGGTLFLDEIGDMPYALQSRLLRVIAERELIPVGGTAPRPVDIKIISASHHDLRRLVAEGRFREDLFYRLNAASLTLPALRERTDFEWLLERLVGERARLAGRPAKLSPAARLALIRHGWPGNVRELVNAVDLAVALCDDETIQPTDLPDFAPVRTAPPAPSASLVALRAPSPEEERAALLAVLAATGWNISEAARRLGVDRTTVHRRMKRLRLEAPN encoded by the coding sequence ATGGCTGGCGAACGGGAGCATATCCGCGAGATCGAACAGGTGCTGTCTGGCGCGCGTTCGGTCCGCGACGATATCGTGGTGCAGTCCTGGCTGCGCTGCATCGATACGCATCGGCTCGACCCGGCACGTCCGACGGAAGCCTACATCGTGCCCGATACCCAGTTGCGCGAGCATCGCGAGCAGTCCGAAAGACTGATCGCCATTGCCCGCAGCGGGCTGGAGACATTGTTCAAGCAGGTGGCCGGCCAGAACTACGTCCTGCTGCTGGCCGACGCGAAAGGTGTCACCGTCGACTTCCTCGGCGACCCGCTGTTCATGGACCAGTTGCGCACGGCCGGTCTCTATCTCGGGTCCGAATGGTCCGAAAGCCGCACTGGAACCTGCGGCGTCGGCTCCTGCATCGTCACCGGCGAGGCGATGACAATTCACCAGACCGACCATTTCGATACCACCCACACGCCGCTCTCCTGCACCGCCGCGCCGATCTTCGACACCAAGGGCGAACTGACCGCCGTCCTCGACATATCGCTGTTGCGCTCGCCGCAGCCGAAAGTCAGCCAGAACCTTGCCCTTCACCTGGTGACGGCGTCTGCCCGGCGCATCGAGCTCGCCAATTTGATGGCGCAGATGCATTCGGAATGGGTGCTGCGCTTCTCGCGCTCGCCCGAATTCCTCGATGTCGATCCGGAAGCAGCCATCGCGCTCGATGCCTCGGGCCGCATCCTCGGCACCACGCGCGGCGGGGCGCTGCTTCTGGCGCAGGCCGGAGGCGTCGACTGGAGGCTCTCCTCGCCGATCGGTCAGCCGATCTCGCGTTACCTCGACATGGATATCGATGACTTGCCGAACTTGACGCGCGGGCGCCCGACCGAGGAGCGGCTGGTGTTCGGCCGCAACGGCAGCGCGCTGTTCGCGCATGCCATCGAGCCGCAGCCGTCGAGCGGACGCCGCGCTCCCGCCGAGGCGCTGCCGAAACCGATCGCAGAGCTTTCCGGCGGCGATCCGGCCATGGCGGCCATGCAGGCGCGGGCCGCCAAGCTGGCGCGCACCACCATCCCGATCCTGATCCATGGAGAGACCGGTTCCGGCAAGGAACATCTCGCCCGCGCGCTCCATGACAGCTCCGGGCGTTCCGGCCCGTTCGTGGCCATCAATTGCGCGGCCATTCCCGAACATCTGATCGAGAGCGAGCTGTTCGGGCACGCCGCCGGCGCCTTTACCGGCGCCACGGCCAAGGGACGCAAGGGGCTGATCGAGAGCGCCGACGGCGGCACGCTTTTCCTCGACGAGATCGGCGACATGCCCTACGCGCTGCAATCGCGCCTGCTGCGGGTGATCGCCGAGCGCGAACTGATCCCGGTTGGCGGCACAGCACCTCGGCCTGTCGACATCAAGATCATCTCCGCCTCGCACCATGACTTGCGCCGACTGGTTGCCGAGGGCCGTTTCCGCGAGGATCTGTTCTACCGGCTGAACGCCGCCTCGCTGACACTGCCGGCGCTGCGCGAGCGCACCGATTTCGAATGGCTGCTGGAACGGCTGGTCGGCGAGCGCGCACGCTTGGCCGGGCGGCCGGCAAAACTATCGCCCGCGGCGCGGCTGGCGCTGATCCGTCATGGCTGGCCCGGCAACGTCCGCGAGCTCGTCAACGCCGTGGACCTGGCGGTGGCGCTTTGCGACGATGAGACGATCCAGCCCACGGACCTGCCCGATTTCGCCCCGGTCCGCACGGCGCCCCCGGCGCCTTCCGCCAGCCTGGTCGCGTTGCGCGCCCCCTCGCCCGAGGAAGAACGCGCAGCCCTGCTGGCCGTGCTGGCGGCGACCGGCTGGAACATTTCCGAAGCCGCGCGGCGTCTCGGCGTCGACCGCACCACGGTCCATCGCCGCATGAAGCGCCTGCGGCTGGAGGCGCCGAACTGA
- a CDS encoding acetolactate synthase 3 large subunit, producing MSNGQNERREMTGAEMVVQALKDNGVKHVFGYPGGAVLPIYDEIFQQDDVEHILVRHEQGAGHAAEGYARSTGKAGVLLVTSGPGATNAVTPLQDALMDSIPLVCLTGQVPTSLIGSDAFQECDTVGITRPCTKHNWLVKDVNDLAATIHEAFHVATTGRPGPVVVDIPKDVQFAKGIYVPPQTAPRTSYQPKVQGDLEKVKAAVELMAGAKKPIIYSGGGVINSGPEASHLLRELVDLTGFPITSTLMGLGAYPASGKNWVGMLGMHGTYEANMAMHDCDVMVCIGARFDDRITGRLNAFSPNSKKIHIDIDPSSINKNVHTDVPIIGDVGRVLEDLVRLWRATAKTDKKALYPWWEQIAKWRARDSLAYKMNSDVIMPQYAIQRLYALTKDMDTYITTEVGQHQMWAAQHYHFDKPNRWMTSGGLGTMGYGLPAALGVQIAHPDALVIDIAGDASVQMTMQEMSSAVQYEAPIKIFILNNQYMGMVRQWQQLLHGNRLSHSYTEAMPDFVKLAEAYGGHGIRCDKPDELDDAIREMISVKKPVLFDCRVATLANCFPMIPSGKAHNEMLLPDEATDEAVANAIDAKGRELV from the coding sequence ATGAGCAACGGACAGAACGAGCGGCGCGAAATGACGGGTGCCGAAATGGTGGTGCAGGCGCTGAAGGACAATGGCGTCAAGCACGTCTTCGGCTATCCGGGCGGCGCGGTCCTTCCGATTTACGATGAAATTTTTCAACAAGACGATGTCGAGCACATCCTGGTCCGGCACGAGCAGGGCGCAGGCCATGCGGCCGAAGGCTATGCGCGCTCGACCGGTAAGGCCGGCGTGCTCCTGGTGACGTCCGGCCCCGGCGCCACCAATGCGGTGACGCCGCTGCAGGACGCGCTGATGGATTCCATCCCGCTGGTCTGCCTCACCGGCCAGGTGCCGACCTCGCTGATCGGCTCCGACGCCTTCCAGGAATGCGACACGGTGGGCATCACGCGGCCCTGCACCAAGCACAACTGGCTGGTGAAGGACGTCAACGATCTAGCCGCCACCATCCATGAAGCCTTCCATGTCGCGACGACAGGCCGGCCCGGCCCGGTCGTGGTCGACATCCCGAAGGACGTGCAGTTCGCCAAGGGCATCTACGTGCCGCCGCAGACGGCGCCGCGCACCAGCTACCAGCCGAAAGTCCAGGGCGACCTGGAAAAGGTGAAGGCTGCCGTCGAGCTGATGGCCGGCGCGAAGAAGCCGATCATCTATTCGGGCGGCGGCGTCATCAATTCCGGCCCGGAGGCGAGCCATCTGCTGCGCGAGTTGGTCGACCTCACCGGCTTCCCGATCACTTCGACACTGATGGGGCTCGGCGCCTATCCGGCATCGGGCAAGAACTGGGTCGGCATGCTCGGCATGCACGGCACCTACGAAGCCAATATGGCGATGCATGATTGCGACGTGATGGTCTGCATCGGCGCGCGCTTCGACGACCGCATCACCGGCCGACTGAACGCGTTCTCGCCGAACTCGAAGAAGATCCACATCGATATCGATCCGTCCTCGATCAACAAGAACGTCCACACTGACGTGCCGATCATCGGCGATGTCGGCCGTGTGTTGGAGGATCTGGTGCGGCTGTGGCGGGCGACCGCCAAGACCGACAAGAAGGCGCTCTATCCGTGGTGGGAGCAGATCGCGAAATGGCGCGCGCGGGATTCGCTGGCCTACAAGATGAACAGCGACGTCATCATGCCGCAATATGCGATCCAGCGGCTCTATGCGCTGACCAAGGACATGGACACCTACATCACCACCGAGGTCGGCCAGCACCAGATGTGGGCGGCGCAGCATTATCATTTCGACAAGCCGAACCGCTGGATGACGTCGGGCGGCCTGGGCACAATGGGCTACGGCCTGCCGGCCGCGCTCGGCGTGCAGATCGCGCATCCGGATGCACTGGTCATCGACATCGCGGGCGACGCCTCGGTGCAGATGACCATGCAGGAGATGAGCTCGGCGGTGCAGTATGAGGCGCCGATCAAGATCTTCATCCTGAACAACCAGTATATGGGCATGGTGCGCCAGTGGCAGCAGCTCTTACACGGCAACCGGCTGTCGCATTCCTACACCGAGGCGATGCCGGACTTCGTCAAGCTGGCGGAGGCCTATGGCGGACACGGCATTCGTTGCGACAAGCCGGACGAGCTCGACGACGCGATCCGCGAGATGATCTCGGTGAAGAAGCCGGTTCTGTTCGACTGCCGCGTGGCGACCTTGGCCAACTGCTTCCCGATGATCCCTTCGGGCAAGGCGCATAACGAGATGCTTCTGCCGGACGAGGCGACCGACGAGGCAGTGGCCAACGCCATCGACGCCAAGGGCAGGGAACTGGTTTAG
- the ilvN gene encoding acetolactate synthase small subunit encodes MNAQLQPTGSAYLIAKETEKPETHTLSVLVDNEPGVLARVIGLFSGRGYNIESLTVSETEHEKHLSRITIVTRGTPHVMEQIKHQLERIVPVHRVVDLTVRSHELGQERPLERELALVKVAGTGDARVEALRLADAFRASVIDANTEHFIFEITGKGSKLDQFIAIMKPLGLVEICRTGVAAMNRGPQGM; translated from the coding sequence ATGAACGCACAGCTCCAGCCGACCGGTTCGGCTTATTTAATCGCCAAGGAAACCGAGAAGCCGGAAACCCATACGCTTTCCGTGCTGGTCGACAACGAACCGGGCGTTCTCGCCCGCGTCATCGGCCTTTTCTCGGGCCGCGGCTACAACATCGAAAGCCTTACCGTTTCCGAGACCGAGCACGAGAAGCATCTGTCGCGCATCACCATCGTGACGCGCGGCACGCCGCATGTGATGGAGCAGATCAAGCATCAGCTCGAGCGCATCGTGCCGGTGCACCGGGTGGTGGACCTGACCGTGCGCTCGCATGAGCTGGGACAGGAGCGGCCGCTGGAGCGCGAACTCGCGCTGGTCAAGGTCGCCGGCACGGGCGACGCCCGCGTCGAGGCGCTTCGGCTTGCGGACGCCTTCCGCGCCTCGGTCATCGACGCCAACACCGAGCATTTCATCTTCGAGATCACCGGCAAGGGCTCCAAGCTCGACCAGTTCATCGCCATCATGAAGCCGCTTGGCCTGGTCGAGATCTGCCGCACCGGCGTTGCGGCGATGAACCGCGGCCCGCAGGGGATGTGA
- a CDS encoding efflux RND transporter periplasmic adaptor subunit, with product MRGKIAFAVVAVACLAGAGLYYSPTMLAPTMLARVQQLISGKQADASDKTASGDKTAGAPDNAKGDNAKGGGPRSASIVSAVATTADFPIRRYAIGFVSSPEVVNINARVSSQIVSIAVKDGQMVKAGDLLISLDDRALKAQLAKDQATLAKDQAMLVSAQADLQRAKDLVAKQAGTQQTYDQALAAQKAAAATIDADKATIDADTVQLSYATITAPISGRLGAVNVSVGDLVTTSNGSSSSSTPLVTITQMDPLQVNFTLPESNLALLHKALADPQQGNVMLTKDGDPTPIGKGTLDFVDSSVDTASGTIATRASIPNPDLSLWPGQYVNVVLDAGTMPHMTSVPTVAVQPSQKGPFVYVVKPDNTVEMRPVQVALTEGQNSAISDGLKSGEKVVVEGQTRLKNGAAVHEGKAAGSGDQASPKVAEADKAGGAAQ from the coding sequence ATGCGCGGAAAAATTGCCTTTGCAGTTGTTGCGGTCGCCTGCCTGGCGGGGGCCGGGCTCTACTATTCGCCCACGATGCTGGCCCCCACAATGCTGGCCAGGGTCCAGCAGCTGATTTCGGGCAAGCAGGCTGACGCGAGCGACAAGACGGCGAGCGGCGACAAGACGGCCGGCGCCCCGGACAATGCGAAAGGCGACAATGCGAAAGGCGGCGGTCCACGTTCGGCCTCGATCGTCTCCGCCGTCGCGACCACCGCCGATTTCCCGATCCGGCGCTATGCCATCGGCTTCGTCTCGTCACCGGAGGTGGTCAACATCAATGCCCGTGTTTCCAGCCAGATCGTGTCGATCGCGGTCAAGGACGGGCAGATGGTCAAGGCCGGCGATCTGCTCATTTCGCTCGATGACCGCGCGCTGAAGGCGCAACTGGCCAAGGATCAGGCGACGCTCGCCAAGGACCAGGCGATGCTGGTGAGCGCCCAGGCCGACCTGCAGCGTGCCAAGGATCTTGTCGCCAAGCAGGCCGGCACGCAGCAGACCTACGACCAGGCGCTGGCGGCGCAGAAAGCCGCGGCCGCGACCATCGATGCCGACAAGGCGACGATCGACGCCGATACCGTGCAATTGAGCTACGCGACCATCACGGCGCCGATCTCGGGCCGGCTCGGCGCCGTCAACGTGTCGGTCGGCGATCTCGTCACCACCAGCAATGGCAGCTCAAGCAGTTCGACGCCGCTGGTCACCATCACGCAGATGGACCCGCTGCAGGTGAATTTCACGCTGCCGGAAAGCAACCTCGCCCTTTTGCACAAGGCGCTCGCCGACCCGCAGCAAGGCAACGTGATGCTGACCAAGGACGGTGACCCCACGCCCATCGGCAAGGGCACGCTCGACTTCGTCGATTCCAGCGTCGATACCGCTTCCGGCACCATCGCCACGCGGGCCAGCATACCCAACCCGGATCTTTCGCTGTGGCCGGGGCAATATGTGAATGTGGTGCTCGATGCCGGCACGATGCCGCACATGACCTCGGTGCCGACGGTCGCGGTGCAGCCCAGCCAGAAGGGCCCCTTCGTCTATGTGGTCAAGCCGGACAACACGGTGGAGATGCGGCCAGTGCAGGTGGCGCTGACGGAGGGGCAGAACAGCGCCATCAGCGATGGTCTGAAGAGCGGCGAGAAAGTCGTCGTCGAGGGCCAGACACGGTTGAAGAACGGCGCGGCGGTACATGAAGGCAAGGCGGCCGGATCCGGTGACCAGGCGTCACCGAAAGTCGCTGAGGCCGACAAGGCGGGCGGAGCTGCCCAATGA
- a CDS encoding efflux RND transporter permease subunit, giving the protein MISEFCIRRPVATLLMSFALILGGIFAYKFLPVAALPSAEFPVVNVSASLPGASPETMATSVATPLIKQFATIAGIDSISTTNSLGQTSIAIQFVLNRDIDAAAADVQAAIARTQRSLPPEMTSPPSYRKVNPADAPILLMSLVSGTVPLTDLDAFAENVISPSLSTIDGVAQVSIFGQQKYAVRIQIDPSALAARGISIDQLQAAIASANSNTPLGVLQNNKQQLTITANTQLTSAAGFSNLIIATKNGHPVRLGEVTRVVDSVQTTTTASWYDGTRAIIMAVQRQPDANTVDVVDKVKAMLPSFQDQMPAAAQIKLLNDRSTSIRQAVDDVQFTLLLTIALVVMVIFVFLRRVTATIIPAVAVPISLIATLGAMFLFGFSIDNISLMGLTLAVGLVVDDAIVMLENIFRHMEEDGLSAFDASLKGAREIGFTIISISISLVAVFIPVLLMGGVIGRIFNEFAVVVTVAILASMFVSLTLTPMLCSRLLSVTKADREAHSAGRHDIVTRAYDWLLSFCLRHTFLIFLVFITTAAASVWVIQVSPKGFFPQEDIGQISVTTMARQDISFDAMAKLQGQVASVFSKSPYVDHVAWSAGSGNNALNQGQLFVQLKGKDQRPNIEKVLADLRRQLAGVAGIETYMQPVQNLRLGSRSSASAYQLVVQGLDTKQTDVWAQKLNDAMAADHTMFTDVTSDLQNNALQASLVIDRDKAAQLGIDTDTLRSALYGGFGTDQVSTIFGSADSYEVITELDPKIEWSPEHMLAIQMRTSSGTLVPLGAFARVDRTAGALTINQLGQLPAVTISYNLPQGVSLGDTVTRIDQLKEQIGMPTAISTSFAGTAKTFQDSLANQGLLIGGAILTIYIVLGMLYESFIHPLTILTGLPSAVLGAVVALRFAGMDLSVIAVIGILMLIGIVKKNGIMMVDVALELRRQGMSAKESIHKACLMRFRPIMMTTLAALMGTFPIALGTGASAELRQPLGIAVVGGLLASQALTLFVTPVIYVYFENFSGWLLSFSSRRNQPALHVVEGGEQGSLFDGESEPKKVAAE; this is encoded by the coding sequence ATGATCTCCGAATTCTGCATTCGCAGGCCCGTCGCCACGCTGCTGATGTCGTTCGCCCTCATTCTGGGCGGTATCTTTGCCTACAAGTTCCTGCCGGTGGCGGCGCTGCCGAGCGCCGAGTTTCCGGTGGTCAATGTTTCGGCCAGCCTGCCCGGCGCGTCGCCGGAGACGATGGCGACATCGGTGGCGACGCCGCTGATCAAGCAATTCGCGACGATCGCCGGCATCGATTCGATCTCGACCACCAATTCGCTCGGCCAGACCTCGATCGCCATCCAGTTCGTGCTGAACCGCGACATCGATGCCGCCGCCGCCGACGTGCAGGCGGCAATCGCGCGAACGCAAAGATCGCTGCCGCCGGAAATGACCTCGCCGCCGAGCTATCGCAAGGTCAATCCGGCCGACGCGCCGATCCTTCTGATGTCGCTGGTCAGCGGCACGGTCCCGCTGACCGATCTCGACGCCTTCGCGGAAAACGTCATCTCGCCTTCGCTGTCGACCATCGACGGCGTGGCCCAGGTGTCGATCTTCGGCCAGCAGAAATACGCGGTGCGCATCCAGATCGATCCGTCCGCGCTTGCCGCGCGCGGCATCTCGATCGATCAGCTGCAGGCGGCGATCGCCTCGGCCAACAGCAACACGCCGCTCGGCGTGCTGCAGAACAACAAGCAGCAGTTGACGATCACCGCCAACACGCAGCTGACCAGTGCCGCCGGTTTCTCCAACCTCATCATCGCCACGAAGAACGGCCATCCGGTGCGGCTGGGCGAGGTGACCCGCGTCGTCGATTCCGTGCAGACCACGACGACGGCGAGCTGGTATGACGGCACCCGCGCGATCATCATGGCGGTGCAGCGCCAGCCCGATGCCAACACCGTCGATGTCGTCGACAAGGTCAAGGCGATGCTGCCGTCCTTCCAGGACCAGATGCCGGCCGCCGCCCAGATCAAGCTGCTCAACGACCGCTCGACCTCGATCCGCCAGGCCGTCGACGACGTTCAGTTCACGCTGCTCCTGACCATCGCGCTCGTCGTGATGGTGATCTTCGTCTTCCTGCGCCGGGTGACGGCGACGATCATCCCGGCGGTGGCGGTGCCGATCTCGCTGATCGCCACGCTTGGCGCGATGTTCCTGTTCGGCTTTTCCATCGACAACATCTCGCTGATGGGACTGACCTTGGCCGTCGGCCTCGTCGTCGACGACGCCATCGTCATGCTCGAAAACATCTTCCGCCACATGGAAGAGGACGGGCTGTCGGCCTTCGACGCCTCGCTGAAGGGCGCGCGCGAGATCGGCTTCACCATCATCTCGATCTCGATCTCGCTGGTGGCGGTGTTCATTCCGGTGCTTTTGATGGGCGGCGTCATCGGCCGCATCTTCAACGAATTCGCCGTCGTGGTGACCGTCGCCATCCTGGCCTCGATGTTCGTCTCGCTGACGCTGACGCCGATGCTTTGCTCGCGGCTGTTGTCGGTGACGAAGGCGGATCGCGAGGCGCATAGCGCCGGCAGGCATGACATCGTCACCCGTGCCTATGACTGGCTCTTGAGCTTCTGCCTGCGCCACACCTTCCTGATTTTCCTGGTCTTCATCACCACTGCCGCGGCGTCGGTGTGGGTGATCCAGGTTTCGCCGAAGGGCTTCTTCCCGCAGGAAGATATCGGCCAGATATCGGTCACCACCATGGCGCGCCAGGACATCTCGTTCGACGCCATGGCGAAGCTGCAGGGGCAGGTGGCCAGCGTGTTCTCGAAGTCGCCCTATGTCGACCATGTGGCCTGGTCGGCCGGCAGCGGCAACAACGCGCTCAACCAGGGCCAGCTTTTCGTCCAGCTCAAGGGCAAGGACCAGCGCCCCAACATCGAGAAGGTGCTTGCGGATCTGAGACGCCAGCTGGCCGGCGTGGCGGGCATCGAGACCTACATGCAGCCGGTGCAGAACCTGCGGCTCGGCTCGCGGTCGTCCGCCAGCGCCTACCAACTCGTGGTTCAGGGGCTCGATACCAAGCAGACCGACGTCTGGGCACAAAAGCTTAATGATGCCATGGCCGCGGACCACACCATGTTCACCGACGTCACCAGCGACCTGCAGAACAATGCCTTGCAGGCATCGCTCGTGATCGACCGCGACAAGGCCGCCCAGCTCGGCATCGACACCGACACGCTGCGCTCGGCGCTTTATGGCGGCTTCGGTACCGACCAGGTCTCGACGATCTTCGGTTCGGCCGACAGCTATGAGGTCATCACCGAGCTCGACCCCAAGATCGAATGGTCGCCGGAACACATGCTGGCCATCCAGATGCGGACGTCGAGCGGGACTCTGGTGCCGCTGGGCGCCTTCGCCCGCGTCGACCGCACGGCCGGCGCCCTGACGATCAACCAGCTCGGACAGCTGCCGGCGGTGACGATCTCCTACAACCTGCCGCAGGGCGTGTCGCTCGGCGACACGGTGACCCGCATCGACCAGCTCAAGGAGCAGATCGGCATGCCGACGGCGATCTCGACGAGCTTTGCCGGCACCGCCAAGACCTTCCAGGATTCGCTGGCCAACCAGGGCCTGCTGATCGGCGGCGCGATTCTCACGATCTATATCGTGCTCGGCATGCTCTATGAGAGCTTCATCCATCCGCTCACCATCCTCACCGGCCTGCCGTCAGCGGTGCTTGGCGCGGTGGTGGCGCTGCGCTTCGCCGGCATGGACCTTTCGGTCATCGCGGTGATCGGCATCCTGATGCTGATCGGCATCGTCAAGAAGAACGGCATCATGATGGTCGACGTCGCGCTGGAGCTGAGGCGACAGGGCATGTCGGCGAAGGAGTCCATCCATAAGGCCTGCCTGATGCGTTTCCGGCCGATCATGATGACGACGCTGGCCGCGCTGATGGGCACCTTCCCGATCGCGCTCGGCACCGGCGCCAGCGCCGAATTGCGCCAGCCGCTCGGCATCGCGGTGGTAGGCGGCCTGCTCGCCTCGCAGGCGCTGACGCTGTTCGTCACGCCGGTGATCTACGTCTATTTCGAGAACTTCTCGGGCTGGCTGCTCAGCTTTTCGTCGAGAAGGAACCAGCCGGCGCTGCATGTGGTGGAAGGCGGCGAGCAGGGCTCGCTGTTCGACGGCGAGTCGGAACCAAAGAAGGTGGCGGCCGAGTAG
- the nthA gene encoding nitrile hydratase subunit alpha, with the protein MTHDHDHDNELDPFAARVRALETILTQKGLIDPAAIDVIVDTYETKIGPRNGARVVAKAWNDPAYAEWLKLDATAAIESLSYTGRQGEHMQAVFNTEETHNLVVCTLCSCYPWSVLGLPPVWYKAPPYRSRAVIDPRGVLEEFGLTLPKDKKIRVWDSTAELRYLVVPMRPRGTEGWSEEQLAELVSRDAMIGTALAKEPEAEPA; encoded by the coding sequence ATGACCCACGATCATGACCACGACAACGAGCTCGATCCGTTCGCGGCGCGCGTGCGCGCGCTGGAGACGATCCTGACCCAGAAAGGCCTGATCGATCCGGCGGCCATCGACGTCATCGTCGATACCTATGAGACCAAGATCGGTCCGCGCAATGGCGCGCGGGTGGTGGCGAAGGCCTGGAACGATCCGGCTTACGCCGAATGGCTAAAGCTCGACGCGACCGCCGCGATCGAATCGCTCTCCTATACCGGCCGCCAGGGCGAGCACATGCAGGCCGTGTTCAACACCGAGGAGACGCACAATCTCGTCGTCTGCACGCTGTGCTCCTGCTATCCGTGGTCGGTGCTCGGCCTGCCGCCGGTCTGGTACAAGGCGCCGCCTTACCGCTCGCGGGCGGTGATCGATCCACGCGGCGTGCTGGAGGAATTCGGGCTGACGCTGCCCAAGGACAAGAAGATCCGCGTGTGGGATTCGACCGCCGAGCTTCGCTATCTGGTGGTGCCGATGCGACCCCGCGGAACGGAAGGCTGGAGCGAGGAGCAGCTCGCCGAGCTGGTCAGCCGCGACGCGATGATCGGCACGGCGCTGGCCAAAGAGCCGGAAGCGGAGCCGGCATGA
- the nthB gene encoding nitrile hydratase subunit beta, with protein sequence MNGPQDLGGQMGFGPVAPEKDEPYFHAAWERRALGVTLTAGSMGAWNIDESRHARESLHPADYYSSSYYQIWIKALETLLKRHGFVTERDLAAGKALDPAATPKRALKAADVPAVLAKGGPCDRPVAMPAWFQAGDRVRTKNFNPTGHTRLPRYARDKAGRIEAVRGGFVFPDSNAHGKGENPQWVYTVVFDGAEIWGEGADPTLSISIDAWESYLEPA encoded by the coding sequence ATGAACGGGCCGCAGGATCTCGGCGGACAGATGGGCTTCGGGCCGGTCGCACCCGAGAAGGACGAGCCTTATTTTCACGCGGCATGGGAAAGACGGGCGTTGGGCGTGACGCTCACCGCCGGCTCCATGGGTGCCTGGAACATCGATGAAAGCCGGCATGCCCGGGAATCGCTGCATCCCGCCGACTACTATTCGTCGAGCTACTACCAGATCTGGATCAAGGCGCTGGAAACGCTGCTGAAGCGCCATGGCTTCGTCACCGAGCGCGACCTTGCCGCCGGCAAGGCGCTCGATCCGGCCGCGACGCCGAAAAGGGCGCTCAAGGCAGCGGACGTCCCGGCCGTGCTCGCCAAGGGCGGGCCGTGCGACCGGCCCGTCGCCATGCCGGCATGGTTCCAAGCAGGCGATCGTGTGCGGACGAAGAATTTCAACCCGACCGGACATACGCGCCTGCCGCGCTACGCGCGCGACAAGGCCGGGAGGATCGAGGCCGTTCGCGGCGGCTTCGTCTTTCCGGACAGCAATGCGCATGGCAAGGGCGAGAACCCGCAATGGGTCTATACCGTGGTGTTCGACGGGGCCGAAATCTGGGGCGAGGGCGCCGATCCGACGCTCAGCATCTCGATCGATGCCTGGGAGAGCTATCTTGAGCCGGCATGA
- a CDS encoding nitrile hydratase accessory protein, whose translation MSRHEGALPAGFDEPVFAEPWQAEAFALTVALHGKGLFSWSEWAEALSAEVKKPGAASDGHDYYEHWLAALEKLLAVKGVAGKNDVDALAAAWERAAHATPHGKPILLENDPGASP comes from the coding sequence TTGAGCCGGCATGAAGGCGCCTTGCCGGCGGGCTTCGACGAGCCGGTCTTCGCCGAGCCGTGGCAGGCCGAAGCCTTCGCCCTGACCGTTGCGCTGCACGGCAAAGGCCTGTTTTCGTGGAGCGAATGGGCGGAGGCGCTGTCCGCCGAAGTGAAGAAGCCTGGCGCGGCGAGCGACGGCCACGACTATTACGAGCACTGGCTGGCGGCGCTGGAGAAGCTTCTGGCGGTCAAGGGCGTTGCCGGCAAGAATGATGTCGATGCGCTTGCCGCCGCCTGGGAACGCGCCGCGCACGCAACGCCACACGGCAAGCCGATCCTGCTGGAGAATGATCCGGGCGCTAGCCCGTAG